The genomic segment CTCAGTACGTTATGGTTGCGACGAGTTAAACACTGAACATTGATTAACAAAAGTGTAGAAATTGGCTTCGTGCTGCGCACTGCTGCCAAAACTCAGACTCCCACTGTCGAGTTTTCCGTTGAAGGTGATGAGATTACCATGaagaccatcaccacctTCAAGACCGACGAGGTCAAGTTTGAGCTTGGCAAGGAGTTTCCCGAGAAGAGACTGGATGGTGTGCTGGTCCAGACCACTGCAGTCATTCAGAATGGCGCCTTGGTGTTCCACAAGGAGGGCGACAAGCCTTACACTGTcacctttgccattgaggaTGGCAAGTTGAAGGCTACTTATGCCATTGGAAATGTTGTTGCTACTCgcattttgaagaagaactAAACGAAAGAACATGAATTATGACTCATAAATTTAAATCAGCTTCGGGCAATGTACATTATTTTTGTGTTCTTTTACGCGATGAAGCATTCAGTGTGAATGACAGACAGCCTGAGAGATGGCATGGTGGTGACAATTGATGTACTTGACAGAAATGGCAATTTACTGATCTGTTTGGAATTACTTGCATGAACCAACCCCGTCTAGTGGCGCAAGAACTGGAAATAGGGGTTGGTCCCCTAGCCAATGCTTAAAGTTGACATGTGAAATCGGGATACCACTCGGAATATTGGCCGGGATACTCcacagcttcaatgttccgcGCGTCTGCAATGGGTCCGGTCTGAACATGTTATTCAAATTTGTGGCTTCTCTGGCAACCTCTATTGGTGTGCATGTGTGAAAATGATGTGTCGGTGCTAACTTTTCTTGTCAGTAATGCGTCGCCAACATTTGTCGCAAGGCTCTGTCGACCAGACGAAAGCTCGCCAATTTATTTTCATTTAATGACACACTTCGATCTCTGAATATCTCGTGCTTGTGGACATATGTAGACGGTAACCAAGCCAGAGAAGAGTTGGTGGTGGGTAATGTTCATATGTTGGCCCTTTCACGTGACTATATGTGACCAAGCCTTTGTTTCGCCCATCTTTCCCAGCCCAGGACCTGGAGcatccttcatctccacaTCGTACAACATCGAATATCTTCCTTTCCCAAAATCGGCAATGAATGATGTTAAGCTGCCGTGGTTAGCGCCATCGCCACGATGATATCATTCTTCACGCGTTGTTTACGGAGGCTCAGACCAAAACGTGATGATTCAAGAGGTACAAAAGGTCTGGAAGCTGAACGCAtgatggcgacgatggcttCGTCCTTCGCCCTGAGCACTACCCTGTgtttccaccaccacctccaagAAACATTCTTCTCGATTCAGCTCGATACTTCGATGTGATTGCAGCGAGAGAGTTTGCGGCGCCGCAAGGCTACATGGAAGACTCTCCACTTTTCGCCTTGTACAGATTATATGAGTTCATCGTGCTTGACCGGGTTCGTGACTATCGGAATGTTCTTGAAGCTTTCTGGAGACAACAAGAGTGGGCGGTTGAACGGATACCAGACCCAAAAGACAGTGACCCTGAGAGATACGCCTTTCTTGCCGGGTGCACATATCTTCTCACCCGATCTTTCAACGAGAGGGTCAAGTTAGGTCTTAGGCGGGACAACCCTCCTCTTATCACACCAGAGGAGGCGGAAGCAGCAAGGGCTGTGCCTAATCACCTCCGTTCGTGGGAGAAAGTTCCGGCCTGGGCAGAAGAAGTGGCGCCGTTAAAGGACACCCTTTCTCTCCCAACTGAAGACGGGGTCAAAATTGAAACTGAGGATGATCCAAGAGCAGACCCTGACTTTTTGGGCAAGAACATATTAATTTGGACTCCTCATATCTCTTTTACATAGACAGCGGTCCCCACGACAGCAGAGCACATGGCTGTCGTAGAcaacacaaaaaaaaaaaaaactgtTCTAAGACTCAGCTCACGCGGGACTATGGTATCTATGTGAAACAAAAAGAATTCGAACGAACTATGGACTCGACAAGATACCACTTCTTCCAAAAGATCAAACTAAATGACGCAGTACGAATGAATGCTGAACTCGAAATCCAAGCTTTTTTCTCTTTGGGAGGTGGAGGACAATTCGCAAAGCTCCGCACTATTCGGTTGTTGCCAGCTACTCAAACAAAAGCATTGCTACCGTACCGCCTGCGATACGCCTGGTTCACACGGGTACGGAGGATATTCTCTGTACTCTCGTGATGGAATTGTCTCGCCCAGTCCAACGCTGTGGCTACTGGTACAGGTCTGTTGCCATGGGTGCGGATATACTCATGGATATAAGTGACCGCATCGTCCAGATCGTAGGGTCGTACTTGGTCACCCCCGGTAAGAATTCGACTCACTTTTGCTGAAAATGCATACGCCCACGGAGCGGCATATATAACGAGACCAGGCTGCTCGAATACCCGAACATTTTGTCTTTCTGCGGCTTCCGTCAAACGTTGATGTAATGGTCCCGGCATCCACATTTGCGTTTCTGTGTTGAGCCAATCTGTTCCAAGTCCTTGGTAGTGTCGACGGGCATCTTGCATTGCTTCGTCCAGAAGTACCCGGGCCTGGTTCGTGAAGGTAGAGCCGAATATGTCAACATCATGGGTTGTGGTTCGAGACTGCAAGTATAAGGTGTTGACGGCACCACCTACTGCAACCACCGCGATGCTCTGGCCACGTTGGGATATGTAGCCAGCTACATGTTGCAGAGCAGCGAGAAGGACATTGCGTTCTATGTCTCGAGTAATGGGCTGTATCGGCGCACCATAACGGTCGACTCGATTTCGAGGGACGTGGATCATGACATCTTGCGGCGCACCAATTGtcatgccgccgccatgatgCTGGCGAGGTTGACGGGGGCGCCGTGGCCCTCGTTCTGCTTCAACCTCCGGCTGGGAACAGCAACTGCCCATCGAGAGTTTGTCCCGCGCAGATATTGCTGTTATCAATTTTGAAGTTATGTAGAATATGAGCGCAGTAACTGAGAGTGATTTGGAAGAAGTGAAGCGCCTTGATGGTAATGGTGAAGTGGTACAAGGCCTGGAGAACACAGGTCAATTTATAAGGCCCCAGATTATCTTTTGGAATTACACTTCCTTTTTGTTGGGCGTGATAACTCCTCATAAAGCTAACACTCGCATGAGGATCTTTTAAGTCAAGTCTATCATTGAATTGTTTCTCCAATACCTCATGGCCAACATCTTTTTGGTCTCAGAGATACAGCAAGAcgttgtggttgtgttggcCGTAATCTGCAGCCATGACTGAGTTTGACTAGGCGCGCGGCACCTGAGATTgcgccccccccccccttttCTGATCGACTGGGTTATCTGCGGGTTATACAAATACTGTAAAAGTTGGCGTCGTAGTAGGTTTCAAGTGTCAATAATGATGCAGTCATAGATTGGTCCAGAGTTAGCGCTCCTGACATTGCGTTGTTGGGCGAGATGCCACTTCACATTGATATTGCTGTTTCAAccgcctcttcttctgttgACACATCGAGTGACAACACTggtccaacttgaccagaccagatctAACCAGACCTGACCCAGCCTGCTGCGCCTCGACGCAGACCACCCACCTGCGGCCCTTgcaggcaccagacattttgagCACATGCAGAATCCAATCTTGGACCCAAGCTGCCATGGTGAGTCTGGTAAATTAGCGCCCGGCCGTGGCTAGGGTACAGTGCAGCGTCAAGAGAATTGTTGGGAGCCTCGAAGTTGGAGGGTTTGGTTTCAACCATGCATCGACATTCATCAGCGATGAACATGGACAACAGAGGATTCGGCAGCCGGCGCTtagtcagaccagactgagCCCAGTGCCGGACTGCACTGCACTGGATCAACTTGCTgcctccatccatgtccatttcatCTGTTCGTCAACCATTGACCATCTGTCCCATTACAGTCTACCAGGGGGGCTTTCAACAGCCTCTTGGTTCGACATGGAGTTCTGACCGTTCTTAATCTGTTGCCCATATCTTTATCTATTTCCCATCCTCTTCATACTCAAGCGCTGCCGTATTATGTCTTCCACAGCGCAGCCCATAAGCAACATCAAAATCCGCAGATCGCGTCTGCACAACATTGCCGAAGCCCTCATCAAGCGACACCGAGTTGGCTGCCCTCATGTTTTGCAATCGCTGGAAGATTCCCCAATACGAATCGTCTGCATTTCAGATACACACAACAGGCAGCCAACAATACCCCCCGGGGATGTTTTGATTCACGCCGGTGATCTGACAGAAAATGGGTCTTTTGACGAGGTGCAAGCTGGTGTGACTTGGCTATCATCGCAACCTCACAAATACAAAGTTTTTGTTGCCGGCAATCACGATGTCTTACTCGACGATGCATTCCTTGCTACCCACCCTGAACGACGTTATGGGCAGACAAAAACTAGGCAAGACCTTGATTGGGGAGATGTCATCTATCTGCAGGACTCAGTTCTGACCCTGGAATTTCCCGTAGAAAGGCAGAGGGAAGATGCGCCAAATGGTTCAACAGCAGATGACCCGAAAAGcacgaggaagagaagcatCACGATTTTCGGTAGTCCATGGACACCACAGTATGGGACCTCTGCCTTTCAGTACCACCCCAACAATTCCCAGCATTGGGAACATGTATTCGCGACACTGAAGGGAAATATGGACATTCTCATCACACATGGACCACCGAAACTTCACCTCGATAGACGAGATTTCCACCGTGCTGGATGCCCGTATCTAGCGGAAGAAATATCTCGCCTGCGACCTCGTATCAGCGTATTTGGCCACATTCATGCATCTTATGGGCAAGAAAATGTTGTCCTGGACAGCGCGCAGAGAATCTATGAAGAGGCGATGATAGGATGGGCGGGCTGGAGTAGTATTGTTTGGATGACCGTTCTTGTTGCTTGGACCCGAATCAAGGCTCTTTTCAGTAGGCGGGGCGACAACAGGCTGACAACGTTTATCAACGCAGCAGTCGTCGCTGGTCCTCGAAATGAACTGCAAAATGAACCGATTGTCGTCGACATCTAACGCTTTCATGAGTAACAGCCTAATTATGCACGCAACGACATGTTCATACACAAACTGCAATGCCGGCAAGTGATGAATGCTGACAAGTTGGCCCCACACTTTGTCACTCGCTGCATAATCGCATGTCATcttgttggttgttgaggcTAGTTGGTATAAAACGGATAAAACGGCGCCACCTTTCCTCAGCCCTGAACTCAAATCAGAGGGACCAAAGCGGTCAGATGGAATGTTGTGCCTTGTCAAAAACGGAATGCTCGGTACGACGTCAACTCATTTGGTCGGAAAGAATTCCCAATTCTCGTTTGTGTTGTCTTACAACAAGACAGAACATCACGAACTCAAT from the Pochonia chlamydosporia 170 chromosome 6, whole genome shotgun sequence genome contains:
- a CDS encoding phosphoesterase (similar to Metarhizium acridum CQMa 102 XP_007813317.1), with the protein product MSSTAQPISNIKIRRSRLHNIAEALIKRHRVGCPHVLQSLEDSPIRIVCISDTHNRQPTIPPGDVLIHAGDLTENGSFDEVQAGVTWLSSQPHKYKVFVAGNHDVLLDDAFLATHPERRYGQTKTRQDLDWGDVIYLQDSVLTLEFPVERQREDAPNGSTADDPKSTRKRSITIFGSPWTPQYGTSAFQYHPNNSQHWEHVFATLKGNMDILITHGPPKLHLDRRDFHRAGCPYLAEEISRLRPRISVFGHIHASYGQENVVLDSAQRIYEEAMIGWAGWSSIVWMTVLVAWTRIKALFSRRGDNRLTTFINAAVVAGPRNELQNEPIVVDI
- a CDS encoding fatty acid-binding protein FABP (similar to Metarhizium acridum CQMa 102 XP_007816155.1), which translates into the protein MDNFYGSWTQESCDNVDAFLNALKIGFVLRTAAKTQTPTVEFSVEGDEITMKTITTFKTDEVKFELGKEFPEKRLDGVLVQTTAVIQNGALVFHKEGDKPYTVTFAIEDGKLKATYAIGNVVATRILKKN